The window GTATCTGCGCCCTACCCCAGGCCCCACGGCGCCGACGGAATAGCAGCCTCGTCGACCGTGCCCTACTGCGCGGCGTAGCGACTCAAGAACATCGCTACGCAAGACTCGACACGCCGACGGCGCGAAGGCTCATCCAGGGGCTCGCTGGCGCCGAGCACACTGCCCATGTGGGTGTTGCTGGCGAGCATCCCGGAAAGCATGTCCGCCGCTTCGTGGACGTCGTCCACTACCAACGCCCCCGCCGCTACGTGGTGGTGAATGAAGGCCTTGAAGGTGTCGAGGGTCGCGAGCGGACCCGCTTCGAAGAACAGTTTGGCCACTTCCGGGTGCGCCGTCGCGCTGCCCATCACCGTGCGCTTCATGCGCAGCACGTTCTCGTCGTAGAGCAAACTGATGAAGCGCAGGCATAGGGTGGTCAACCCCTCGCGCACACCAATCTGCTCGAGCGCCCGACTGCCCTGAAGCTCGTAGCTATCGAGCTTGCTGCGGATACAGGCCTCGAGCAGGTCTTCCTTCGAGCTGAAGTGGCTGTAGACCGTTTGCTTGGAGACGCCCGCGTGCTGGGCCACCGCGTCCATGCTGGTGCGGTCGAGACCCTTGTCGAAGAACAGGCCCGCCCCCGCGTGCAGGATAGCGGTGCGCTTCTCCTCACTCCTGGGCCGTCCGGGCTTGGCCTTACTCGGCGCTTCTTTAGGTTTTTCTATTTCCATACTGGACAGTCTAGTTTTGTGCATCTAATATTCAAACTATACGGTCTAGTTTATACCAGATGCCGGCTTACCCTCAAGTTCCCCCGAGGCCAGAGATCCGATGAATAGCGAGCTATATCAGCGAGTTAAATCACCCTTCGGTGCAGCGTCGAGCAGCTTGCTCGCGCTGACCACCTTGTTGTCACTGGCCGCCTGCGGTCCAGCTACGCCCGATCAGAGCGCCCGCGAGATCAGCCCGATGCGCGTACCGGTGGCCTCGCCCGAGGCCGCCCCAGGATACGCCGCCGAGCATATCTTCTCCGGTCAGATCGAGGCCGCGCGGACCGCCGCCCTGGGCTTCGAGCTAGGCGGGCTGCTGCGCAGCGTGCAGGTGGAAGAGGGCGCACGGGTGGCGGCCGGCGAGGTGCTGGCGCGCCTCGATACCGATCGCTTGGCCGCCGCTCGGCGCGAGCGTGAAGCGGCTGTGCTCGATGCACGTTCCCAGGTGAGCCTGGCCGAAGCGACCCTGGCGCGGGTCGACGAGGCCCTCGGCTACCGCGGGGTCTCGCGGCAGGAAGTGGACGAGGCCCGCGATGCGCGCGACCGCGCGACCGCCGCCCTCGCGCTCGCCGAGGCGCGCTTGGCCAGCATCGACGTCGACTTGGACAAGAGCGCCCTGCGCGCGCCCTTCGCCGGCACGATCGCCGCACGCCGCGTAGACGAAGGCGCCGTGGTCGCCGCCGGCGCGCCGATTCTCGTGCTCGAAGAGTCCGGTCACCTGCGGGCGCGCGTCGGCGTCAGCGGCGAGCTGGCCCGCGCGCTGACCGCCGGCGATGACGAATCACTCGAGGGCCCGACCGGCACCCTCGACGCCACGGTCCACGCGGTACTCCCCGTGCGCAACGCGGTCACCCGCACCGTCGATGTGCTGTTCGATCTGCCGCGCGGCGACACCCTCGACCTGCGCCCCGGCGACCTGGTGCAACTCACCCTCGCTGAATACCGTGCCCGCGAAGGCCATTGGTTGCCCCTCGCCGCCCTTACGGAAGGCGAGCGCGGCCTGTGGAGCACCCTCGTGGTGGAGGGCGGGAACGCATCCGAGTACCGCGTCACCCAACGAATCGTTGAGGTGGCTTACCACGACGCGCAACGCGTCTTCGTGACCAGCGGCATTCGCGATGAGGACCTGCTGGTGGTGGACGGCACCCACCGCGTGGTGGTAGGCCAGCGGGTCGCGCCAAGTGGGCCTGCCGTCGCCGATGCGGTGCCGGGTGACGTTACCGGGGAGCGCTGAGATGACCACCACTGCCCCTCGCCCCGCGCGCGAGCCCGTTGCCGGTCGTATCGCTGCGGGCTTCTACAACAACCCCCTGTTACGCGGCCTGACGCTGTTGATCGTCAGCATGGCCGGCCTTGCCGCCCTGGGCGAACTGCCGCGCCTGGAAGATCCGCGTATCACCCAGCGCTTCGCCCGCATCTCCACCCTGCTGCCGGGGGCTACCGCGGAGCGTGTGGAAGCCCTGGTCACCGAACCGCTCGAAGACCTGCTCGATGAGATCGATGAGATCAAGGACGTCACCTCCACCTCCCGAGCGAACGTCTCGAGCATCCTCGTCGAGCTCGATGACAGCGTCACCCGCAGCACCAATCAGGACATCTTCGCGGAGATTCGCGCCAAGCTGCGCGACGCGGCCAGCGTGCTGCCCGCCCAAGCCACCGCCCCCGTACTCGATGACAAGCGCGGCGCCGTCGGCTACGGCGTGGTGGTCGCCGTACGCTGGGCGCAGGGGCACCCCGAGGCGGAAGACCTCGGCATCCTCGGTCGCACGGCGCAACGCCTGGCCGATCGCCTGCGCTTGCTCCCAGGCACAGAACTGGTGCGTTTCTACGGGGCGCCGGACGAGGAAATCACGGTACTCGTGGACCCGCAGGCGATCGCCGCCTCGGGCCTCAGCGTCGCGGAGGTTGCCCAACGGATCGATCAGGCGGACGCCAAGAGCGCGGCCGGCCGCCTGCGCAGCGATCAACGCGAACTCGCCCTGGAACTCGCCGGCGAGCTCGACGGCGTCGAGCGCATCGCCCGCATCCCCCTACGCGACGACGGCAACGCGGGCGTGCTCACCGTTGGCGAGGTGGCGACGATCGCCCAGGGTTGGCGCACGCCGGAGCGCAACATCGCCCTCTACCAGGGGCACCGCTCCGTGCTGGTGGCGGCGCGCCCCGTGGTCACCGAGCGCATCGACTTGTGGGGTGAACAAGCGCGAGAGACGATCGCCACCTTCCGCTCCGAGCTAGGCACCCAGTTCGAGATCGACCTGGTCTTCGATCAGAGCGAGTACGTCGACGATCGCTTGTCCATGCTCACCAGCAACCTCTTCATGGGGGCGGCCGTGATCATGGTGATCGTGCTCCTGCTCATGGGCTGGCGCGCCGCCATCATCGTGGGCCTGGCGCTCCCCCTGAGCTCTGCCATCGCCATGTTCGGCCTCGCGACCGCCGGCCTGCAGCTGCACCAGATGACCATCTTCGGTTTGCTCATCGCCATCGGTTTGCTCATCGACAACGCCATCGTGGTGACCGACGATGTGCAGCGGCGCCTCTACGAACACGGGGATCGCCCACGCGCTGCCGCCGAAGCGGTCAATCACTTGCTGACACCGCTGTTCACCTCCACCTTCACCACCGTGCTGGGCTTCATGCCGATC is drawn from Pseudomonadota bacterium and contains these coding sequences:
- a CDS encoding TetR/AcrR family transcriptional regulator — encoded protein: MEIEKPKEAPSKAKPGRPRSEEKRTAILHAGAGLFFDKGLDRTSMDAVAQHAGVSKQTVYSHFSSKEDLLEACIRSKLDSYELQGSRALEQIGVREGLTTLCLRFISLLYDENVLRMKRTVMGSATAHPEVAKLFFEAGPLATLDTFKAFIHHHVAAGALVVDDVHEAADMLSGMLASNTHMGSVLGASEPLDEPSRRRRVESCVAMFLSRYAAQ
- a CDS encoding efflux RND transporter periplasmic adaptor subunit; this translates as MNSELYQRVKSPFGAASSSLLALTTLLSLAACGPATPDQSAREISPMRVPVASPEAAPGYAAEHIFSGQIEAARTAALGFELGGLLRSVQVEEGARVAAGEVLARLDTDRLAAARREREAAVLDARSQVSLAEATLARVDEALGYRGVSRQEVDEARDARDRATAALALAEARLASIDVDLDKSALRAPFAGTIAARRVDEGAVVAAGAPILVLEESGHLRARVGVSGELARALTAGDDESLEGPTGTLDATVHAVLPVRNAVTRTVDVLFDLPRGDTLDLRPGDLVQLTLAEYRAREGHWLPLAALTEGERGLWSTLVVEGGNASEYRVTQRIVEVAYHDAQRVFVTSGIRDEDLLVVDGTHRVVVGQRVAPSGPAVADAVPGDVTGER